In the genome of Kazachstania africana CBS 2517 chromosome 6, complete genome, the window AGCAGGAAATTCGTAACCCAGGATCCAATTATGGAAGATGGTAGTCTTTTGGTATGGATTTTCTGCAGCAGAGGAACCAAGTACgaataataaagaatttggAGAGTTTTCAAATCTAGGATATTCAGAATGTAACGCGACCaatctcttcttgaaaagagaaaaatcaatgcttaattcttccatttttgCAACCTCTTAACTTGATCAATATTAGTAAAAAAGGCTGATTTTATGTTGTTGGTCTTGTAAACTTCCTCTGACTATTATGTTTTCCTCTAAATGTAGttcaacttttttcttaaaaacacgaaacttgaaaaattttctaaacTTCATGTTATAATAAATAACTGCGATGATTCAGGTAAATCAACATGCAAAGCCCCATCAATAGCATCAGAAACTGATCTAAAATGAAGAGCAAGGAAAATTGTGCAATTATTGCAGTTTTCAGGGATCTTTTTGGGTCCAATTTGCTCATCCTAGAGGCAATCCGTACACAACGATGCGTATAGTTGATTCATATTGAAGAATGCATGAAGTAAGAGTGTTCAGGGCCAATTTAGATCATTAAATTAGAATATGTATATACACATTGCTCCATAACTTCCTTAGTCTATGGGTGAGTAACATACCTGGGTGATGAACTTTTCCTTGTAGCGAGTAGTCGTTGAAATTGCTAGCATGTTGCTTTTAACACTGTTTACTATCAAATGGTTTAGTACGACGTGGTTTGGGATGGGCAAAAATCCTGCATTGGAATCATCTGTATGTTGTAGAGAATTTTGATCATTTAAGATCACAACGTCAAAATGTGGTGGAATTTGTGGAGGCATCAGCCATGATATACCGTTACTGTCACGTCGGCCTCTCCTCTTTTGCACATCTAATATAATGTAGTATTGCTCCATTACTTTTGGATCGGTGGATAGGGCAGGCACCTTTTGTGAGTATTCATATTGTTTTTCCTCTGGTGCAGATGAATAGTACCTGACGAACCCATCTCCTATATCGTCTGGCTCGTTTTTAATCTTTAGTGCAATACGTGACGCCTGACTCAACTTGGTATCACTTTCATATTGTCGTTTTGATGGCTTCACCTCTATATAATTGACCAAATTCCCCATGGAATCTGTTGCACTTGGCACATCGTCACTAAACCTCAATTCATTGTCAACAACAAATCTGAATCTATGGTTCCCTGGAGGTAGTTTTAGCCTTA includes:
- the SIP2 gene encoding Sip2p (similar to Saccharomyces cerevisiae GAL83 (YER027C) and SIP2 (YGL208W); ancestral locus Anc_3.517) — protein: MPDVNMKMPYWVQSTSYKADLPEVQHQCRYDQRDVDEAESLRQELSTLVAISNEDVAKRPGSNIILEGGQSDSSGSSNSSESVGDNNSVPSGQMKFQSSSATENMVPVEIIWKQGGKKVYVTGSFTSWRKMIALVEHPTNPDWARVRLKLPPGNHRFRFVVDNELRFSDDVPSATDSMGNLVNYIEVKPSKRQYESDTKLSQASRIALKIKNEPDDIGDGFVRYYSSAPEEKQYEYSQKVPALSTDPKVMEQYYIILDVQKRRGRRDSNGISWLMPPQIPPHFDVVILNDQNSLQHTDDSNAGFLPIPNHVVLNHLIVNSVKSNMLAISTTTRYKEKFITQVCYSPID